Proteins encoded within one genomic window of Spirulina major PCC 6313:
- the fabG gene encoding 3-oxoacyl-[acyl-carrier-protein] reductase, producing the protein MERLPESLQKLQGKVAIVTGASRGIGKAIALQLASEGAKVVINYARSSEAAEQVVAEIQAAGGEAIAAQADAAQADQIETLITQTKKDWGSLDILVNNAGITRDTLLLRMKLEDWQAVIDLNLTGVFLATRAASKIMLKQRSGRIINIASVAGQMGNPGQANYSAAKAGVIGFTKTVAKELAPRGVTVNAVAPGFIATDMTHGLDSDEILKFIPLGRYGQPDEIAGMVRFLAADPAAAYITGQVFNVDGGMVMA; encoded by the coding sequence ATGGAACGCCTGCCGGAATCATTACAAAAACTTCAAGGGAAAGTGGCGATCGTCACAGGGGCATCGCGGGGGATTGGGAAAGCGATCGCCCTCCAGTTGGCCAGTGAAGGGGCCAAAGTGGTGATTAACTATGCCCGCTCCAGTGAAGCAGCCGAGCAGGTGGTGGCGGAAATTCAGGCAGCCGGGGGGGAAGCGATCGCCGCCCAAGCCGATGCCGCCCAAGCCGACCAAATCGAAACCCTAATCACCCAAACGAAAAAAGACTGGGGCAGCCTTGATATCCTCGTCAACAACGCCGGGATCACCCGCGACACCCTGCTGCTGCGCATGAAGCTCGAAGACTGGCAAGCTGTGATCGACCTCAACCTCACCGGCGTTTTCCTCGCCACCCGCGCCGCCAGCAAAATCATGCTCAAACAACGCAGCGGCAGAATTATTAACATCGCCTCCGTTGCCGGGCAAATGGGCAACCCCGGCCAAGCCAACTACAGTGCCGCCAAAGCCGGCGTAATCGGCTTTACGAAAACCGTTGCCAAAGAACTCGCCCCCCGGGGTGTCACCGTTAACGCCGTCGCCCCCGGTTTCATTGCCACGGACATGACCCACGGCCTCGACAGTGACGAAATCCTCAAATTCATCCCCCTCGGTCGCTACGGTCAACCGGACGAAATCGCCGGGATGGTGCGCTTTTTGGCCGCCGACCCCGCCGCCGCCTACATTACGGGCCAAGTGTTTAACGTCGATGGCGGTATGGTGATGGCGTAA
- a CDS encoding UPF0182 family protein, translated as MRLSSKLSLVLIGLVVGIVLILSPTVHLITEWWWYDSLGQVPVFMTVTVGRSLAWGLSALLFFLCFWGNYQIALKLTRYSVFRLKSGLSPDSMPVQTLVSIGAVGLSLFLAISGASGFIDGWEVVWKYFNSTPFGSSDPIFGQDVGFYIFQLPAYDQLKNWLIYLVVGSLVTTIPVYVLKGSIDAGRGWQNIVIGRVKAHLTVLISGLVLLIGWGYWLQRYELLYSSEGVVFGAGYTDAHSRLLSLAVLSLGGAIAAGLLWWSLRRNGVALAIVTVTGYVAIALLLPTVLPALEQNLFVAPNELTKEKPYITHSIDLTRQAYGLDQIQTQPYPVESNLNWEVLNANPGTINNIRLWDYRPLLSTYRELQELRLYYSFRDVDIDRYILNENYRQVMLAGRELDYTQVPDRAQTWVNQRLKYTHGYGAVMSPVNRVTPQGLPELFIQDIPPQSSIDITIDQPRIYYGEATDTFIYTGMSTDEFDYPIGEENAANRYDGLGGVPMPSFFHRLLYAIDRRDFKVLISNYFTPESRIHYHRTIRDRIQRLAPFLRLDRDPYLAIIDGRLQWLIDGYTISDRFPYSEPISPQFNYIRNSVKVLVDAYNGTVQFFIVDPTDPVLQTYAKIFPSLFTNDPIPDNVRAHFRYPVDLFQIQAQMYLSYHMTSPEVFYNQEDLWRLPTQLYEDAEEVMEPYYVIMKLPESEQEEFLLILPFTPVNKDNMVAWMAARCDGDNYGTALLYDFPKQELIYGPQQIEARIDQDSDISPQLTLWSQEGSQVIRGDLLIIPLENSLLYVEPIYLRAEQSELPELKQVIVAYDEQIVMRETLEESLAVVFGQQTVQPQNATPTAVTSSPQTATTSPTITPLAQEALETYEAAQEALQAGNWAEYGELTQQLETLLQELNDQVTPQPAE; from the coding sequence GTGCGTTTATCGTCAAAACTGAGTCTTGTTCTCATTGGTCTTGTGGTCGGCATTGTGTTGATCCTGTCTCCCACTGTGCATCTGATTACCGAATGGTGGTGGTATGACAGCTTGGGCCAAGTGCCGGTTTTCATGACAGTGACGGTGGGGCGATCGCTCGCTTGGGGATTGTCGGCGCTGCTGTTTTTCCTCTGTTTTTGGGGGAATTATCAGATCGCCCTCAAACTGACCCGCTACAGTGTGTTCCGGCTCAAGTCGGGCCTCTCCCCCGATTCAATGCCAGTACAAACCTTGGTCAGCATTGGGGCGGTGGGGTTATCGCTTTTCCTGGCGATTTCCGGGGCGAGTGGCTTTATCGATGGGTGGGAAGTGGTGTGGAAATATTTCAACAGCACCCCCTTTGGCAGTAGCGACCCGATTTTTGGCCAAGATGTGGGGTTTTATATCTTCCAATTGCCCGCCTATGATCAGTTGAAAAATTGGTTGATCTATCTCGTGGTGGGAAGTTTAGTCACCACGATTCCCGTCTATGTGCTCAAGGGCAGCATTGACGCGGGGCGCGGGTGGCAAAATATTGTGATTGGCCGGGTGAAAGCCCATCTCACCGTGCTGATCAGTGGCTTGGTGTTGCTGATTGGCTGGGGCTATTGGCTGCAACGTTATGAATTGCTCTATTCATCTGAGGGCGTGGTGTTTGGGGCGGGCTATACCGATGCCCATTCGCGGCTGTTGTCGCTGGCGGTGTTGAGTTTGGGGGGAGCGATCGCCGCAGGTCTGCTCTGGTGGTCGTTGCGGCGTAATGGTGTGGCCTTAGCGATCGTCACCGTGACGGGCTATGTGGCGATCGCGCTCCTGTTGCCCACCGTCCTCCCCGCCCTTGAGCAAAACCTCTTCGTTGCCCCCAACGAACTCACCAAAGAAAAACCCTACATCACCCACAGCATCGACCTCACCCGCCAAGCCTACGGCCTCGACCAAATCCAAACCCAACCCTATCCCGTTGAATCCAACCTCAACTGGGAAGTCCTCAACGCCAACCCCGGCACGATCAACAACATTCGCCTCTGGGACTATCGCCCCCTCCTCAGCACCTACCGCGAACTGCAAGAACTGCGCCTCTACTACAGCTTTCGGGATGTGGACATTGACCGCTACATCCTCAACGAGAACTATCGCCAAGTGATGCTCGCCGGGCGTGAACTCGACTACACCCAAGTGCCCGATCGCGCCCAAACCTGGGTCAACCAACGCCTCAAATATACCCACGGCTACGGCGCGGTCATGAGTCCCGTGAATCGCGTCACCCCCCAAGGCCTGCCGGAACTCTTCATCCAAGACATTCCCCCCCAAAGCTCCATCGATATCACCATTGATCAGCCGCGCATCTATTACGGTGAAGCCACGGATACATTCATTTACACTGGCATGAGCACCGATGAATTTGACTATCCCATCGGGGAAGAAAACGCCGCCAACCGCTACGATGGCCTGGGCGGTGTGCCGATGCCATCGTTTTTCCATCGCTTGCTGTATGCCATCGATCGCCGCGATTTCAAAGTCTTAATCTCGAACTATTTCACACCCGAATCGCGCATCCATTATCACCGCACGATTCGCGATCGCATCCAACGCCTCGCCCCCTTCCTCCGCCTCGATCGTGACCCCTACCTCGCCATCATTGACGGTCGGCTGCAATGGCTGATTGATGGCTATACGATTAGCGATCGCTTCCCCTACTCCGAACCCATTTCCCCCCAGTTCAACTACATTCGCAACTCCGTTAAAGTCCTCGTCGATGCCTATAATGGCACGGTGCAATTCTTCATCGTCGATCCAACCGATCCCGTCCTCCAAACCTACGCCAAAATCTTCCCCAGTCTCTTCACCAACGACCCCATTCCCGACAATGTTCGCGCCCATTTTCGCTACCCCGTGGATCTCTTCCAAATCCAGGCGCAAATGTATTTGTCCTACCACATGACAAGCCCCGAAGTCTTCTACAACCAAGAAGACCTCTGGCGGCTCCCCACCCAACTGTATGAAGATGCAGAAGAAGTGATGGAGCCTTATTATGTGATCATGAAATTACCGGAATCCGAGCAAGAAGAATTCCTCTTAATCTTGCCCTTTACGCCAGTCAATAAAGATAATATGGTCGCTTGGATGGCTGCCCGTTGTGATGGCGACAACTACGGCACAGCCTTACTCTATGATTTCCCCAAACAAGAACTCATCTACGGCCCCCAACAGATCGAAGCCCGCATCGATCAAGACTCCGACATTTCCCCACAACTTACCCTCTGGAGCCAAGAAGGTTCGCAGGTTATTCGCGGCGATTTATTGATCATTCCCCTTGAAAATTCGCTGCTCTATGTGGAGCCGATTTATCTCCGCGCCGAACAGAGTGAATTGCCAGAATTAAAGCAGGTGATTGTTGCCTACGATGAACAAATTGTCATGCGAGAAACCCTAGAAGAATCCCTCGCTGTTGTCTTCGGCCAGCAAACGGTACAGCCCCAAAATGCAACCCCCACGGCTGTGACTTCATCCCCCCAAACGGCGACCACCTCACCCACAATTACCCCCCTCGCCCAAGAGGCCCTCGAAACCTACGAAGCCGCCCAAGAGGCCCTCCAGGCTGGTAACTGGGCCGAATATGGCGAACTCACCCAACAACTTGAAACTCTCCTCCAAGAGTTAAATGATCAGGTTACCCCTCAACCCGCAGAGTAG
- a CDS encoding IS4 family transposase — MGNSFRQTVAGLFARKDMNSATMLSGHVASTQARVQASESEYLIAAQDTTYYNYSGQTQMSGLGRIQGKVRGLMQHNVLLMEQEGQPLGLIHQQYWTRGGAIDWPSPQKESQKWFKGLVAVNQQAQGSNRRWVVTCDREGDIFEFFKAEREPNVDLLVRVCQPRRVEVAAAGTVCPLPDVAEQLDDYGQYSVQIERLYEGKGRTVDVTLQLQAATVYIYPRQDLSPARHKTQPLTLVMATEVACVDGKTQVDCFDADNSLCWSLLTSLPVATAADVQRILRFYALRWRIERLHFTLKSGALNVERLQFDDVHTLVNALTFYSVVAWRLLGLTYALRQDPEQSAQTLFDADELRLLHQLSGQAVDSLRQATLALTKLVGFAPSRRQPLPGVKVLAIAIERFFFVKQGAQAVSKPLQD, encoded by the coding sequence ATGGGCAACAGCTTTAGGCAAACAGTGGCCGGTTTGTTTGCCCGCAAGGACATGAACAGTGCAACGATGTTGTCCGGTCACGTGGCATCCACCCAAGCCCGAGTCCAAGCCAGTGAGAGTGAGTATCTCATCGCGGCTCAGGACACAACGTACTACAACTACTCAGGTCAGACGCAGATGTCGGGATTGGGGAGAATCCAGGGTAAGGTGCGGGGACTGATGCAGCACAATGTGTTGCTCATGGAGCAGGAGGGGCAGCCCCTAGGACTAATCCATCAACAGTACTGGACGCGAGGGGGGGCGATAGATTGGCCGTCGCCGCAAAAAGAATCTCAAAAGTGGTTCAAGGGCTTGGTTGCGGTCAACCAACAAGCCCAAGGGTCAAACCGACGGTGGGTGGTCACCTGTGACCGAGAAGGGGATATTTTCGAGTTCTTCAAAGCTGAGCGTGAGCCCAATGTGGATTTGCTGGTGCGGGTGTGTCAACCCCGCCGCGTCGAAGTGGCTGCCGCCGGAACGGTCTGTCCATTGCCGGATGTCGCTGAGCAGCTCGACGACTACGGGCAGTATTCAGTGCAGATTGAGCGGCTGTATGAGGGCAAGGGACGAACGGTAGACGTGACCTTGCAGTTGCAGGCGGCAACCGTTTACATCTACCCGCGTCAAGATTTGAGCCCCGCTCGCCACAAGACGCAGCCCCTTACGCTGGTTATGGCTACCGAGGTCGCTTGTGTCGATGGGAAAACGCAGGTGGACTGCTTCGACGCTGACAACAGTCTGTGCTGGTCTTTGCTCACCAGTCTACCGGTGGCAACGGCAGCGGATGTCCAACGCATCCTCCGTTTCTATGCTCTGCGTTGGCGCATTGAACGGCTTCACTTCACTCTCAAGTCTGGGGCGTTAAATGTGGAGCGGCTCCAATTTGACGATGTGCATACCTTGGTCAATGCCTTAACTTTTTACTCGGTGGTCGCTTGGCGGCTTCTCGGGTTGACTTATGCCTTGCGTCAAGACCCTGAACAGTCGGCTCAGACGCTTTTTGATGCCGATGAACTCAGGTTGTTGCATCAGCTCTCGGGCCAAGCTGTTGACTCCCTGCGACAGGCTACGCTGGCGTTGACGAAGTTAGTGGGCTTTGCTCCTTCTCGAAGGCAACCACTGCCAGGGGTCAAAGTCCTGGCTATTGCGATTGAACGTTTTTTCTTTGTTAAGCAGGGGGCTCAGGCTGTCTCCAAACCCCTACAGGATTAG
- the trxA gene encoding thioredoxin, producing MAVKKQFTSFEDLLTQATKPVLVDFYATWCGPCQMMAPLLEEVGYQMKDQIQIVKIDTDKYPQLASRYGIHALPTLVLFKNGQPAERIEGLMQGPQLVQFLHDAIAA from the coding sequence ATGGCTGTAAAAAAACAATTCACCAGTTTTGAAGACCTCCTCACCCAAGCCACTAAGCCCGTTTTAGTGGATTTCTACGCCACCTGGTGCGGCCCTTGTCAGATGATGGCCCCGCTCCTCGAAGAAGTGGGCTACCAAATGAAAGATCAAATCCAAATCGTTAAAATTGACACAGATAAATATCCGCAACTGGCAAGCCGCTACGGTATCCACGCCCTGCCTACCCTCGTTCTCTTCAAAAATGGTCAACCGGCCGAGCGCATTGAAGGGCTAATGCAAGGGCCGCAATTGGTGCAGTTTCTCCATGATGCGATCGCTGCCTAG